DNA from Labrus bergylta chromosome 3, fLabBer1.1, whole genome shotgun sequence:
TGAAATGTATATGAACATGTAGCTGTGATTATTTGTTGTAAATCAATCACAGCAGAGCatcaaaatctgaaaataagCAAAGAGGTCTGCTATAGCTTAGTGCATATTGAGATTCCTGCAGCAGTTtgtgcttcatgtttttttttgtattagttCTGTTTTTACctaacaataaaaataacagcCTCAGGATAAAGATACTGACAAGTAAAACCTTCCCTGTCTACCTCACCGTACACAGCACAGACTCTTCCTGCTTGCTGTTCCGACATGTCCTCGTACTGTTTGCTGTTGTTATGGATAATGAAGTTGTTACATTTGAACCCATGCTGTCCTACAGAGTGAACTAACTGCACTGACTGGATATATTGTTTTACCCCCAGAATCATTTGGTGCATTGTCAGTTTGCCACCGAGCCGTGCCCACAGTGCCAGCAGTCTGTGAGAAAGAGCCACCTAGAGGAGCACAAAACTGTCGAGTGCCAAAGGAGACCTGTGTCCTGTCCAGATTGTGTTGCAAGCTTTGTTTACGAGGAGAGAGAGGTAATGTTGTCTCAATAATGGAACTGATTCtgctgcctttttttccccagaagACTTGCAGTCATAGAAAACTCCAGCAGCTGCATTGTTTGTAACAATGGGGTTTTGTCTCATTATTTTCTGGTTTTGGTTGCTCCTTCAGCTTCATGAACACCAGTGTCCCTTTGCCATTGTGAAGTGTCAGTACTGTGGGATGGATCTGATCAGAGACCAGGTGAGTGAAGTGATGTCTGCCTCTAGgaaatacatacatttttctCACTGAAAATGGTTTAAGCTAACTTCTGTCAACATGAACTTCTCCtttagttattaaaaaaaaaagggaacagatTCAAACTGTGCgtgtcacagtgtgtgtctgcacagacCATTTATCCAACAGCGAGTGTTGTATATGTGTCGAATGAGACAGGAAGTTAATTGTGGGAAAACAAGTGAGTTGTTTCCCTGGTTTTGCCAGTCCACAAGTATAAcagtcaagtcaactttatgtCTACAGCACAAGAGAGCTAAGCAAAGTGATTCTGCAGCCATAAACAAAAGGAAACCCAATGGGCTATTTTAAAACTCATGCATGATTTTAAAGAAGTTACAGTAGTCAATGTTGATGTTAATAACAGCATGCATTACTTTGTGGGAATCTTGGGGTGATAAGAAAGGGTTCACACAGTTGGAAAAGCAGCATCTTAGCATGGAGTTTATCTGTCAATCAAATTGAAATGTAGAATCAAAAAACAtcccttctttcttttaaatatatgttttgaTAAAGGATGACAGAACTCTCCAAACAGCGGGCtgcaaaagagaagaaagcCAAAAAGAAAGGCTTTAAAGATCAAAGCCTGACATCACCCTGCaccggggggaaaaaaaaaggtggaaggCGATGTCAGGCTCCCTAATGTCAGGACCAAGAGCCAGTGGGAGCAGATACAGAGAGAAGAGAATTGGCACAAACGAAGCCCCAGTGCAGCACCAGCAAAACTGACCTGTTGAAATGGTTGTTGATATTCTTTGATTGGACAAAGAAGCGAAGctgatgttgtttgtgttttatagaTGGAATCTCATTGTGACACAGATTGTCCCAAAGCACCCATCGCCTGTAACTTCAGCGCCTTTGGATGTAAGGAGCGGGTAGGTGATAAAAcgcaaaacttttttttataaacacaggAGAACAATCCTTGAAAACTTGTCTTGTTTCACGATTATGTGTCCCATCAGCTCCGCAGACCGAATGTCACTtagaatttttttgtttttgtttttgcctccGTAGATGCAGCGCCACAACCTGGCCCAGCACATGCAGGAGTTCACACAGATGCATATGCGCTTCATGGCCGACTTCCTCCGAGGCGTCACCCTCAATGGTACCTCTCCTAAATCCCTGTGGTCGCTAGGACCTTCCGTGTCCCCCGAGGATCAAGGAGCTGCAGCGTCAGTATCGGCCTGTAGTGGTCCAAGAGGAGCCGCgagctgcagcagcaacaacagcgcCCCAAGTCAGCCTAGCGAGGAGATGCAGAGGATCAGGGACATGGACGGACGACTGGTGAAGCAGGACCACCAGCTGCGTGAGCTCATCAtcttaaaagaaacacaggtaAAGGATGTCTTTGAGCTTCAAAGTATGAGTACTTTAAAGAACGTACAGTATGTGATCATTCTTTTCTCCTTTATAATACATCTCACTACACACCTTTGATGTCTATCATATTTATCAGCCAAAGCAGAAATGTAAGTTTTCATTTTCTACTCACTCGGCACTTCAACGGATTGCATGCAGCagtttgttgctttaaaaggCAAACCAAATAAGCATGCCCAAGGGAATACCTctatattttctgtcttttgtttgttaGACCCTGAACAAGATGTAAAATTTGCTCTGTTGAAAAATATAGCTGAAGTACAACCATTCCTCCATCTGATGATAGAGCGACTTTTTGTTCCGCTTAATAGGTCTCAATTTCTTTGCCCAATTCTTCAATGCAGATACCTCAACCTGTTTGAGCACAGGTATTGAACTTTTGCTCTTCAGTTGTGTCAATTTGAGAGGCATCGCAGAAGTGTTTTACAATGGTCTGTTTATCTTCCTTCTGACAAACAGATCCACTTCTATTTTATAGtaacaataatacattttatttaaagacgcCTTTCAAAACACTGAAGGTCACCTTACGAAGTAGAGACACTGCTATCTACTCAGACCCTACAGCTCATGTTATACCTGCACTATTCTCTTGATAATACTCCCAGAAGCATTATTCAAGTGACCTCCCCTCACTGCTGTGCCTGAATGGATCCAATTCAAAGAAAGAGCATTGAAGCGGCTGCTGTTCCGCTTGTTTCTGTTATCGCTTCACCTCCTCTAAAGATGTGGTATAAGTAACTGAAAACTATTGTCTCACCTCTTCCACAGGCCGGCCAGTTAGCAGAGCTCAGACGCAGAGTGTCAATGCTGGAGGAGACGGTGAAGGAGCTGGAAGCCCACCAGTGTCATGGCATCTTCATTTGGCGTCTCAAAGGTTTCTCCACCCACCTGCGTAACCAAGAGGCCGGCCAGGCGGTGGTGGAGCACAGCCCCGGCTTCTACACGGGCCGCCCAGGCTACAAGCTGTGCCTGCGACTACACCTGCAGACCCCCAATGCCCCGCGCTGCTCCAATTTTATCTCGCTCTTTGTCCACACCATGCAAGGAGCTTATGACGGGCAGCTGACCTGGCCTTTTCAGGGCACCATCCGCCTTGCCATCCTGGACCAGGGCCCTGAGGGTCAGCACCACACGGAGGTGATGGAAACCAAACCAGACCTGCAAGCCTTCCAGAAGCCCGCCATCCATCGTAACCCCAAAGGCTTTGGCTACGTCACCTTTTTGCACCTGCATCAGCTGAATCAGAGAGCCTTTATCAAAGATGATACTTTACTTATCCGCTGTGAGGTGACACCGCGTTTTGACAATATGCACCGTGAGGGACCAGCGGTGCAGCCGAGAGGCCCTGAGGCCTCAGTGTGAGGGACTAAAATCAAACTCTTATCTACTGGATCATCATACCAAGACGTCAGTACAGTACTGACAAAACACTGGACAGTCAGAGTGATGGACAGTCAGAGTGAGGGACAGTCAGAGTGAGGGACAGTCAGAGTGAGGGACAGTCAGAGTGATGTACAGTCAGAGTGATGGACAGTCAGAGTGATGGACAGTCAGAGTGAGGGACAGTCAGAGTGATGGACAGTCAGAGTGAGGGACAGTCAGAGTGATGTACAGTCAGAGTGATGGACAGTCAGAGTGATGGACAGTCAGAGTGATGTACAGTCAGAGTGATGGACAGTCAGAGTGATGGACAGTCAGAGTGAGGGACAGTCAGAGTGATGGACAGTCAGAGTGATGGACAGTCAGAGTGAGGGACAGTCAGAGTGATGGACAGTCAGAGTGATGGACAGTCAGAGTGATGGACAGTCAGAGTGATGGACGTCTAGTGTAAAACTGCTCATCAGACCCATTTCAAATTGGGACACCACAATTTGtcagttatttatttgtatacatACTATGAATGTTAATTTGACTTATTTCTATGAATAAATCAATCAGTACATTCCTTTCATTCATTTAGAGATGTATGTAACGACCTGGTACTAACTAGCCTCATATGTTCAAGTAGTGTAAATAGTCAATATTTAATCAGCTTAACATGACAAGTTTAAGATGTGCACCTGCTGCCTGCCAACTGAATATTACTGCAAAAGCTAAAGATACTCTGTGATGTTTTTGACCGTGATAGATAATATTTAGAGACGAGCATAAAAGCAATGAAAGGGGAAACAGATTACGCTAAGCCTTAAGGAAGAAATCCTGATTtgtgggggatttttttttgtggtgggCCACAGTTGGAATTTGTGAGTCAGGTGACATGTTGGGTCTGAAAAAGACATCTCATACCTAATAAAATGAACATGTCAAAAAAGTAACAATCTCTGTGGAGTTCTCCTTCTAATCATATTTGAAAGAAGTTTACGGGGGGTGCGCTACCCACCCGGGCGTCTATTTTAGTTATTTCAACCATTGATGTAACCCGGGTCCTGCCCCTCTACGGAGCCTTGCAGGCCCTGACACCACCCTAATTGTCAAGGGAGAAAAGCTGAGAGGGAAATTTACTCACCAGGGAGAGTGTCAGGCTTCTTTAACTGGAACCAGATgttaattattgttttatttcaaacaaagaaaaataatgaaagaaagacagaaatgtaTATCTTAATTACTCTCCTTTAATGATTTAGTgaatcatttagttttttgggCGCTAACTtcacgtttagctgtgttgctcattccacAAATGCACGCTCATTAGAAGTTATACCTCGTtataaaggtgactaatcaggctttccaacgaaatataatacaacaccaattagtatttGTAAAGGGGCGAATTAATTGACTGAAATAacatttccaaacttttttttgaggagtttatttacttataaatgaatgtatatTATATATCTAGGATTCCACTAAGGTggtgtttacctgcagagagGTTTAACTGATTATTATTTACTAGTAGGAGAAAGCATGTCATGTTTCCGGTTAAGGTTTGGCAGTTAAGAGAGACTCCGCCTCTTCCCAAATGTGAGTTAAGCCTTGCTGTTTCTAATAACCTTACCTAAAGAAGATCTTAAAGATTGTATGATTATTAGTTTCATGCTCAATactattttcacttttatttttactaatGTAAGGATTTCATTTTGCTATATCATGTCTTGAGTTTCAGCTACatcatatatatttattcacAAGATATCCAGACGGAGTCATTCATATAAGAActtataataatgaaaaaagacaTAGTTATTAGTTATTACAATTCTGGGTTAAAACATCATTTATTTGATCAAGTTTACAAAGGAACATCTAGCTGTCTAATCAGTTATATTGAAGTTAACGTCATGCAGTGTTTAAAGTCCTATTTATTTTAGGCCATTTTGCCGCAACTGGATAGGacagctgtagagagacaggaaataatgggagaagagagtgggggaagACGTCCAGCAAAGGGTcgaggtcggacttgaaccctcGTACGCTGCGACGTGGACTATTGCCTCCACACATGCTGCACGTGACACAAGCGCCAGGCCATAGGGCGCCCAATGTTATGAATTGTTGAAAGGTTGGTTCATCAGCAGGTTAACAATGTGTCCTTAAATATCTAAGTTAATATTGTGGTTATTATTTCGTAAAGTTTTGTCTAGCTGAAGAAGGAACAGAGGTAATAAACAAGACCGACATCAGCACACAGATTTATAATCatttaatgaatttaaaaattCAAGTCCAAAACAAATCAGTGTCCTTGCTCCTTAAATTAAACCAACATTAAACCTCCAAATAATCTCAATAATTTTCATATTGTATAATCATAAGCTCtctcagcatgtttttttattcatcaatgTATGGGAATTTTTTGTTAGCTCCATATCCTGGGTGACCCGGTCGgacttctcttcctccttcttgtTTGGCGTCTTTCTCCTGTGGACTTTGTGGAGCATCGTTACCGCCGCTCGCTGTGTAGCCTGTGAGAGACACTGACATTTCAAACCATATTAATATTACATCAGATCAAAAGTAAACACACCAGAGAAAGAGTGTAATCACACTGTACTAATACGGCTCCAAAAAGAATCATCAATTACGAGTCACTCTCTCCTGTAATTCATTTTGTCTCACTTGGAGCTTTTGGAGCGTCCTTCCCGCACTTGAGCGTGCTTTGAGCGAAACACTCTGCCATCCAGGACAACACCTCTCCACAATATTTGACCTGCAGACAAAGCCACAACGAACTGTTTGTCAGACTGTTTCATGTATAACAGGCTTTAAAAATGCAACCCAAATGGTTCCATAAAGAGTCACTATTCCAGATTTACCTGAGACTCCATGGATACCATTCGTTTCTCCTGGTCTTTGAACCCACCAACAATCCTCAGCAAGCTCTGAACCCTTAttcacataaaacaaaaaagaatctATTAAAGCCATACTTACTGACGCAATGCCACGTTTTTACCACAAGGGGGCAGAAAAGGTTCATAGAAAAACTGTAGTGCTTGGCAGGTTGTGTCCAGTGGTTCtgtcagatctttttttttttttttaagaaaaaatgtgGCTCGTCATTATTCATCAGAATGACAGTTATTATAAAGTTTTAGAGTAACATGTACTTGGAGGAGGTGCTCTTGAGTCTCTCCTCACTGCTCTCCCAGTGCTGCCGCTCGAGTTTGGCCAAGTAGTTCTCTTTCTGAACCGTCTCCCATGTGATCAGCCTCTGGTCGAGCCCTGCCGGCAGCTCCCTCtctgttaaaacacacacacacacgcacacacagaatcgcgcacacacacgcacacacacacagagggaagcagtCCAATTACCAATTAACCAGCAGGCAATTTCATGGAGAGAGCAGGTGAAGGACAGAGATAAGcacacagtctgtttttttccccgtatttcatttaattttaatttagcCCCACTCGCTACAGAAACTAGTTTAATATCTGCTAGACGTCAGGTAGAAGGCCTTAAtaactttttaatgaaaatatgcATCAAATTTATACCAAGAAGCTCCTGCTTGGACTCGGGCCGTTTGATCAGGCTGAGGAGGCCTTGAGAGAGgtggctgatgatgatgaagggtGGGGCCAGTGCTGGACGGCTGTGGTATTCAACAATCAGGTTGTATCTCTGGAACTTCCAGAAGATGTCCGTGTTGCCCTGAACCACCTGAAATGTGTAGCTGTCacgaagaaaaaaacaactggtGTATTTCTTTGTTGAAAAAGCCACACGCCAAATTCATATTTTCAGATGGACAAACATTTAGACACATGTTTCCTGGATTTCTCTAACCTGAACATGGCAATGAGCAAGTTCATCAGCAGCACATTGGTGACAAGAAGGAAGAtaaccagcagcaggatgacCAGCCAGTTGGCGTAAACGTTGGGACATGGCGGCCGTAGGCCCAGGATAATCTCTTCAGAGTC
Protein-coding regions in this window:
- the traf6 gene encoding TNF receptor-associated factor 6, with protein sequence MACFDSNKGSLEEVSYDGAVGGEVSSCALAMMEKERESLLSPSESPGTFISSNSTSLQGADPVQGYDVEFDPPLESKYECPICLMALRNAIQTPCGHRFCKNCIEKSIRDTGQRCPVDNEALSEEQLFPDNFAKREILSLTVRCPNSGCADKMELRHLENHLVHCQFATEPCPQCQQSVRKSHLEEHKTVECQRRPVSCPDCVASFVYEERELHEHQCPFAIVKCQYCGMDLIRDQMESHCDTDCPKAPIACNFSAFGCKERMQRHNLAQHMQEFTQMHMRFMADFLRGVTLNGTSPKSLWSLGPSVSPEDQGAAASVSACSGPRGAASCSSNNSAPSQPSEEMQRIRDMDGRLVKQDHQLRELIILKETQAGQLAELRRRVSMLEETVKELEAHQCHGIFIWRLKGFSTHLRNQEAGQAVVEHSPGFYTGRPGYKLCLRLHLQTPNAPRCSNFISLFVHTMQGAYDGQLTWPFQGTIRLAILDQGPEGQHHTEVMETKPDLQAFQKPAIHRNPKGFGYVTFLHLHQLNQRAFIKDDTLLIRCEVTPRFDNMHREGPAVQPRGPEASV